The following is a genomic window from Rhinatrema bivittatum chromosome 12, aRhiBiv1.1, whole genome shotgun sequence.
ttttgctctACAGATGACTGCAGCATCAAGCTACACGAGTACAGAGACACTGGTCCCAGAGAAGGCATATCTGTAGCACTTACAGTTCAGAAGGGCCGGAAGAGCTACCTCATTTACTGCACAAGTGAAAAAACACTGCAACTGAAGGTGATTACTGAGATTCAAATGTACTTAGCTCTCTGATCCAAGCAAGGCTGCTGCTTGCTCGAATGGTTTCTGTAACCCCTTCTAAAGTCTCCTTAGTCTAAGACAGAGCTTCCTGAAATTAGGtcttcagaatatccataatgaatatgcatgcgataatTCTGCAAGTACAGGCGACCCccacatatgcaaatttatttctcCTATGGGGACTCCAGGAGGTGTCTGAGAAGCCCTGATCTACGACATCACTGTGGAGAATGGCCACAAAGCAGTGATCCTCAATCTGGTCCTTGGGGACGGATAGAGGTAATTGCTCCAGACCCCGCATTCAAGGGGGGCTCCGTGCCACCAAGGTAGCTCCACTCCCAGCATTATAATTTCTTGTCAGCTTGGGGATGGATGTGTCAGCATCCCAGGACCCCAACACAGCTGATTTGTCTTGAACCCCACACACCCCTAAGGTCAGCCTTGTCCTGAcgagttgggttttcaggatatccacagtgactgtacatgagatatatttccatgttgcactgcctccactgtatgcacatatatctcatgcctatttattgtggacatcctgaaaacctgactggttggagGATCTCCAAGGACCGGATTGAAGACCTCTGCTATATATGTTGCACATTTTTACCTTGCGGTCTGATTGGCCAATGGTCAGTCAAGGTCATGCTGAGTCACACTTGCACTGGTGTGAATAAGAGGACAACAAACTAATTTTCCCTTGCTATGGGTGACTCCCAGCAGATGTCTGCATCATTCTGTGAAGCTCATATCGAGTTCTCACAAGAAATGTACAATATTTAGGAAAGATTTAAGTAGCAGTACATTGTTCTTTAAACAACCTTGCACTATTATATTTGCAGTTTTCTTTTCTATTCTCTTCTTTTATTAGCTGAAAATTATAGTGCAAGTTCTGTCATCTATCCTAAGATGCAATTATTATTAACTGATTCCCATCCAACACTAGGCTTCCctacagggcctgcagctcaaaCCCTGCTATCTGCCTCATCCTGGTGTCACTGAACAAATGATGCTCCATTTGTATCTTCTGCGGTAATACAATGGGTCATCATACATTGAAAGCAGCAAtcatactaaatttaaaaaatggttttcttccttGGCCTAGAAATACCTGGTCTCACAACTGCAGCACCTCCTGTTGGCTAAGAGGGAGAATCACTCATTTTGCATCAGCtacactccttccttcctgccacTAAAGGAAGATCACAACCATGCACCCTGTTGCCTCAAGCAGACCAGTGAGTCCCATGTAACAAAAGAGCAAAGATGCATACATGAGAGGGCCTTATAGCAGGGGTGCTCAAATGTCCTTGGGCACTCCCCAcccccaggttttcaggatctctcaaTTAAAAATGCATgaaatttatttgcatgcactatctcctatgtatgcaaatatttctcttgcatattcattagggaaatcctgaaaatccaactggctgggaGGCCCCCAAGgacggtttgagcacccctgccttACGGATAGGGTGATCATGTATCTCTAAACTGAAGGGAACAGGGAGGCTGGTTTTACCCTAGTGCATGCATGGAGGGACTAtaaaatgacaataaaaaaaGAACTCATTTCCTGCATGCTCTGGGGTGAAACCAGGATTGGCTCAGCTTATTTCCCTTACCATGGAGCTATATATTTCCTACTTATTGGTGCAATACAGAAACCATTTCACTGGGCAACATTATAACATGCTTCTTCTTTTCATGGTTCCCtcttttcctttaaaaggaaaagtAAGGTGGTTCCAATGTAGCAaactatttgtatttatttattttaaagcgaCTGGAAGCCCCCCTTCCCTATAGATAGTTACCCCATAATGCACTGGGGTTTACTCTGCTTCACTGTGGCCATCCTCCTGTAGAACGAATTCAGCCCGAGGCATCACTGGAATAGTAAAGAATGGAAAGTCACTTTAAATATGGCCGCTCGGAAATTCTCCTCAGCTAGGCCTAACAGAAGGCTCCAGGTCACCAAAAACAGgccgagccagtcctggttttgtctcCATGGTATCTCTGGATTTCTTAGAGAAACTAAATATGGAAATCCAGACATGCCAAGCAGCAAAACCAGGATTCACGTTGCTTTTCCTTCAAGACATGGAGACACCTGATCCTTGTCTGGCTTTCAGTATTCAGATATTAACCTGACTCTTAGCCCAAACATTTATCCTTAATATTCTTTGTAGATCTCTTGAAAAGTAGCCGTCGTGGCCCCTGCGGACTGGTGTCGTGCACCCCCGCTTCTTAGCATCACCCATCAATGATCTAGAGGGATTTTACCTTTGAATAATCCGTTCTCTCTCCCCACAGGAAGGGAATGCTCTGTTGTCCATTCCAGGAGACAGAAGTGAATATATTTTCTATCAGAAAGACTTCCGTGAAGGGGACACGGAAGCATTCAGTTTTGAATCCTCATTTCTAGCTGGATACTACTTAGCCTCTGAGCAGGAAAATGGACAGAAAAAAATGATATTAAGGAAAAGCCGGGGTGAAGTGGATGAAGAGCTCCGAATGCAAGTCATCTATGTTTAACCAGTTGTGACCCCAGtgcttaaataaatagatacattcTTTGCATCCTATTTTGTTTACTTGGTATAAATAATGCTGTCTCATTTCCTTTTATGTCCTAGCTTTACTGTCTACTGCACTATGTATGTTAATGACAtttataggaacataagaagctgccatactgggtcagaccaagggtccgtcaagcccagcatcctgtttccaacagtggccaatacaggtcacaagtgcctggcaagtacccatgccTCTAATGCCAGTAATGGTAATAAAATTGACATTTGGATGTTCTTTATTAATTTGGAAAATTAAACATGTATTACAGTTTAAAGCTACATTACATAACAGTagtgaattaaattatttttctaaaGGTGACTGATAAGAATTGCAGAGGGTGGTACAATTCATTTTTACAATTCATTGTACCTGTACCTGTGCCTTATATAAAGCTAAGGGATGGAGATAAGCCAGTGGGACAGAATTTTATCTTGGTCATTACAGCTGTAATGACCAAGATAACACTCAGCCCTAGAAAGAAGCAGCAAGCGATGTAAGCCTGTGATTTTTGTCCATTGGATGGATGGATCAAGCTGCTGTGGGCCTCTCCCTGGCTCAGCTTCTGAGAAAAATACAGTGAAACAATCAGAGCTGTGACAGTGGTCTCGGCCCATCGCCACTTGCCTGGCTCAACTCTGTATCAAATGTAATTTGGACTTATTTGGCCTGCCTCTTTGCTCTAACATGCAAGCATGATTTTGTCTGAAAGTGGCAAAGCAAGCAGGAATCATAAATGGCACTTAATCCCTTTAAGTGCTGGAAATCTTATACCAAAAGGGGAGTAGTACAACTCAATCCCGTTGGGCCTATGTGCTTGTTATTGTCATGGTAATGCAGTGTTGTGGATTCCTCTCATAAGAGTCCTACTGAGAGGTAGTTGTTTTCTAAACTAGCCCATTTTTTACACAGTAACACTTACTTTCACAGGAGGCAAACACTGAGAACTTGACAATCTGTCTGAAATCCATAGAATTCACTCTGCAGCACAAGGGGTATGCCATCTCCATGTGAAGCATGCACAAGCTGTCAGAGCAAAAGGTCTGACTTGGAACCTCGACTTCTGGCAGGTGTGCTGGACACTGACACATGACACCATATGTCCCAAGGGCTAGGTATGCAAAAGTAACTAGTATGGTCTGTTAGCATTCTCGAGAGTGACACGTGACCTCCATGATTCATGCCAAAGAGCTGCTCACCGCTTTCTCCCAATCGCTACACTTTTCCTACCAGCTTTCTCCTGTCCTCTGTTTTGCTTGGAGAATGCAGAACTACACATCCCTGCAGGCAATGGGGTAAATCCAGGCGAAGATCAGCTTGACCATGCCGACTTATTTTTGCTTGATGCACAACTTAAAACGGCAAGCACATCACCCCACTCAAAACTGCAGAACTACTCAATCAAATGGTTTTGGGTCAGTGAATGCTATCTTATACACGTGGCATTTGCTTTCCAGGGAAGCGTAATGTTTAGAATTGCACCTCACCTGCATCAATCTAATCCGACTGATCCATTCTCAGTTTTGCCCCagtgcatgcatggagatgtacTCCCACTTTTCCTAGGGAAGTCAGAACAACATATATATAAGACaagcctgtcctggtgaccctacCATCAGCTAGAGTTTCAAGACATCCACAAGGAAACACCGGAGACCCAGAATATACAAAttaattatctcatgcatattcattgtgaatagccTGAAAGCCTGTTACCATGCAGAGAAGCTTGGCTTCATTCCCAGACAAGGACGCTGCGGAGGCACCGTTCACAGCCCCAGGCATCATTCATTGGCAATATTAACTGGTCAGGTGCAGAGCCATGCTCTATGGCTGCCGGCAGAGGACCATGGGTGCCtatagggaaattccctcccacccccaaagtTTGACAAATTGATTTTGTGATGGTTTCTagggttttagtttttataaattCCTATTTTCTGCAGGTGTACCTGCTGGGGACTGTCACTGCCAGGGATGAGCCAAGTTGGGCAAGAGATAGAAAAGTAAAGGGGGAAACCCTAGGCACCATAGCCCCAAGAAAGCTTGGCTCCAATTGAACAGGAGCAAAATACGggattaaaacaaacaaacaaaaaataggaaatagctaccagaaagaagaaatgaaataagaataaaaaacatGTATATAACTGACCAGAAGTCAGAGTTGTCTGAAGGTTTGAGAAAATAGTGAAAGAACGGAAAGGCTATAGGTGCCATTTGATAATCAGAAATTAATGATGTATAAAGAATTCCTGTTTTTCAAAGATTTGTATCTTTCAAAATGTGAGCCTGCACACAAGAAGCTCCCTTATTCTCCTCACTGtcaagccgatgcaatatggaTGCGCTAAAAACATACATCCAAACTGGGCACgcgggtttgtttgtttttaacgcATGCACAGTCACCGCTCCTGGACACCCAAAGCAATAAGCAAAGGAGCTGCTGCGCCTTGGATAAATTGCGCATCCCTAGTATCGGGCGcacaggagacgtggctgtgagCGAGTAAGGGAAACTGGCACAatttatgagcatccgtttttctcCCACGGCAGCTACTTTACCGGCACAATACGCATGCACAATATACCCGGCCCGGGGCGTGGATATTGTGGATCccgaaatttatttttttacgtcaagacattttttttggctggtgctgctttctgtggttcttcctacttagtactgcaatgatattaagtagtaGGAGGAAGCACGGAAAAGCAGGGGCTTATACGTTAAGCCCTTGTTGTACGGGAAGACTTtatgcctgctccagggcaggcgtaAAAAGTGTGCCTTGGCCGCActgggattttttgcattgcggggTAATAGCCGATAGCCTCATCTACACGGCATTTACATGCGATGAGTGCTAGTAGCTATGCCTTATTGTATCGCACATCCAACCGCTCGTTAAGCTGTGCGCACTTTACTGCAGCAGCCTGTGCACGtgctgtttgtttcttgtttttattcTGCACTGTCAATGGAAAAAGCACAAAAATTACATTAACTTTCCTATGCTGGAAAAGAGGGGAGGACAGCTTAGATATGGGGATGTCAGGAAAGCAAGAGAATTGAACAGGTCATGGAGCAAAGATTGGAAGCAGAGAAAATGCTGGCAGCTAAGGACCATGTGGGCCAGCCAGGCTGCTCGTGTGTGCCTGCTTACTGTACTGCCGTCTTACTCCATCTGAGAGCCTCTCCCGccctccccctgccactgaaggcCCTTAGGGTCTATCCCCCACCTGCTTGATTGCTGCCACTGTTTTTGGCTCCCATAACCTCCACCCAAAGTCTGTTCCAGGTGcccaccaccctttcagtgaacatttatatatttttttttttcacattgctttTGAGCTTCCCTTCCTTCCACTTCATATGATGACCCCCCTTGCCCCTCAGCCTTTCAGTCTAATGCTACCTTTTGGTATTTTCCTGGAATTCTTCTGAATTCAAACATACGAATGTTTGTCTATCtaccttctcctttctttcttctaCCATCGTGCATCTTTAGCGCCGTCCTGAATCAGAGACAATGCTCTGCCCTGGCCTTAAATAAAGGTCTTGTAATTTACAGTGGATGAGTCATGACCGTTTCTGGTGCAATACTTCAGAACAGGACTTTTTAATCAGGGCTGAGGTTTCTAAGAGATTCAGGATACGTTATTCTAGTAAGAATGATGCAAGAATTGGAATTTACCATCAGCTGAGCCTGTAGGACATGCAATCAGAAATACAACAAATTCTGCTAATATGACATTACAACTAGTCATATTCTTCCGATTGTCAGTATGTGTACGTCAGAAGCATTCCTGAAAATCCATGCAGGGTAGTCACGTCGTTCTACAATGCTACCCTTCTCAATTGTTTAATTAGTTTTAAAAATGGGTCGATAAAATAATTATATAACGAATGACCCACTCTCATCTTGCCTCTTCGCAGTCTGCCTGGAGGCATTCACCCTAATGCTAGACCCAAAGCTGGAAAACCAAGCAAATACAAACACAAAAGGAGCTGAAGGAGAGAAGAAAGGTTAACTCTTCAACCGTAACTTCAGGTTTCACCTGCCCTTGAAAATCTGGGCTTGCTGGGAGGAGGATCCGCCGTCCTCTGCTTAGGAAAGGGCCTTGCAGGCCAAAAAGGCTTTTGTGCAGCAAGAGCACAAACTCAGGTGAAAAGGGGGAGGTACCATGAGAATCCTCTTCCAGAGGATTAATGTCCTCCTTtgactgccccccccccgggcctcctTGGAGCTGAACTCGGCTGGAGAAAGTTCGGGCGGGAGATCCCCCTCCCCTTGCTGCAGCCTTCTCCTTGGCGGCGAATGTATCCAAAATGGTAGCCATTTCCACACCTAGTGGGAACGGATCATCAGCCCCTCGCAACGCAGTTTTCGGTTCCCCAGAGTCGTGCTGCCTCACAGCTGCCAGCGCAGTCCCTCCCGATGTGCCTTCACCGCCAGAGAGGCAACAGGCACAGCGGCCGGGATGAGAAAGGCATGTGGAGCAGTCCTCACACGCGGTGCATCGACACCCCTTTGGCGTGGCCAGGACCTGGCTTAGACCGGGTGGCAGACGCCCAGAAGGAGGAAGGTAGAGGGAGAGCCGTTAAATTAAGCCAAAGCTGACCCCTCAACCAGCAGCCATGGGGAAACGCACCCGCTGCCCTTGAAAATCTTCTAGcagcccttttttatttttaagaacttt
Proteins encoded in this region:
- the IL18 gene encoding interleukin-18 isoform X2, whose product is MRRHPVLSPDGSNKFTACDETDFWKRHGKTSSEVLIKNWVHETLVVYPEAADSCIVFESRTRQQRFQDDCSIKLHEYRDTGPREGISVALTVQKGRKSYLIYCTSEKTLQLKKYLVSQLQHLLLAKRENHSFCISYTPSFLPLKEDHNHAPCCLKQTSESHVTKEQRCIHERAL
- the IL18 gene encoding interleukin-18 isoform X1; its protein translation is MRRHPVLSPDGSNKFTACDETDFWKRHGKTSSEVLIKNWVHETLVVYPEAADSCIVFESRTRQQRFQDDCSIKLHEYRDTGPREGISVALTVQKGRKSYLIYCTSEKTLQLKEGNALLSIPGDRSEYIFYQKDFREGDTEAFSFESSFLAGYYLASEQENGQKKMILRKSRGEVDEELRMQVIYV